The following are encoded together in the Kwoniella europaea PYCC6329 chromosome 1, complete sequence genome:
- a CDS encoding ATP synthase F1, gamma subunit, whose protein sequence is MFARSVRPALNVARVAQQQSQGMATLREIEQRLKSVRNIEKITKSMKVVASTKLTRAEKAMREAKKYGAANNELFKHTEIESEEAPKILYVGISSDGGLCGGIHSSISRAIKKEMAANPGTLAVVGDKPKSQLARAMPQAFKVTFNSVGKDVPTFAEASAIADEIIKNGGEWDEIKIVSNKYLSAISYESGVTSVISAKALQAAAGFQAYEMEEDVSKDLAEFALANAIYTALVEGHAAEISARRTAMENASNNANDMMASLQLQYNRGRQAVITNELIDIITGASAL, encoded by the exons ATGTTCGCTCGATCAGTCAGACCAGCTCTCAACGTCGCTCGAGTTGCCCAGCAACAAAGCCAGGGTATGGCTACTCTTAGAGAGATTGAGCAAAG ATTGAAGTCTGTCCGAAACATTGAAAAGATCACCAAG TCCATGAAGGTCGTCGCTTCTACCAAACTCACCCGAGCTGAGAAAGCCATGAGGGAAGCTAAGAAGTACGGAGCCGCCAACAACG AACTCTTCAAACACACTGAGATcgaatctgaagaagctcCCAAGATCCTCTACGTCGGTATCTCCTCTGATGGTGGTCTGTGTGGTGGTATCCACTCGTCCATCTCCAGAGCtatcaagaaggagatggcTGCCAACCCAGGTACCTTGGCTGTTGTCGGTGATAAACCAAAATCTCAATTGGCCAGAGCCATGCCTCAAGCTTTCAAAGTCACTTTCAACTCGGTTGGAAAAGACGTGCCCACCTTCGCTGAGGCTTCAGCTATCGCTGATGAGATCATTAAGAACGGtggtgaatgggatgag ATCAAGATCGTTTCCAACAAATACCTTTCCGCCATCTCTTACGAATCCGGTGTAACCTCCGTCATCTCCGCCAAAGCCCTCCAAGCTGCTGCCGGTTTCCAAGCTTacgagatggaagaggatgtctCCAAGGATCTCGCCGAGTTCGCCCTTGCCAATGCCATCTACACTGCTCTCGTCGAAGGTCACGCCGCTGAGATCTCAGCTAGAAGAACCGCTATGGAGAACGCTTCTAAC AACGCCAATGATATGATGGCTTCCCTTCAACTTCAATACAACAGAGGTCGACAAGCCGTTATTACCAACGAACTTATCGATATCAttact GGTGCCTCCGCTTTGTAA
- a CDS encoding 3,4-dihydroxy-2-butanone-4-phosphate synthase yields the protein MSRPTAISSPPTTPPTPFKFDSIPDAIETISQGGFVVVMDDESRENEGDLVCAASKITTEGMAWMIKWTSGFICLSLPPSRLSAFSLPPLLPTSGKSEDPKGTAYHLTVDANSSKHPVSTGISAHDRAYTARLLASPDSQENDLTRPGHMVTLRYAPGGTRKRRGHTECAVDLCYLSNLPPAGLLCELVHPTKEDGSMARRDDCWRFAREWGLKIISVEDLAEYVTKHGKGLVPEAEEHQV from the exons ATGTCCCGTCCAACAGCTATATCATCCCCTCCTACCACACCACCTACACCCTTCAAGTTCGATTCGATACCTGATGCGATAGAGACGATATCTCAGGGAGGGTTCGTggtagtgatggatgatgagtcgAGGGAGAACGAAGGTGATCTTGTATGTGCGGCTAGTAAGATTACGACAGAAGGTATGGCttggatgatcaagtggaCTAG CGGGTTCATCTGTCTTTCCCTCCCACCTTCTCGTCTCTCAGCCTTTTCGCTCCCACCTCTCCTTCCCACATCCGGTAAATCAGAAGACCCAAAGGGAACAGCCTATCATCTGACTGTTGATGCCAACTCGTCCAAACATCCTGTATCGACTGGTATATCAGCACACGATCGTGCGTATACCGCCAGATTGTTAGCTTCGCCGGATAGTCAGGAAAACGACTTGACTAGGCCTGGTCATATGGTTACGCTGAGGTATGCTCCGGGAGgtacgaggaagaggagaggacaTACTGAATGCGCtgttg ATCTATGTTACCTATCCAACCTCCCTCCTGCCGGTCTCTTGTGCGAACTTGTCCACCCCACGAAAGAAGACGGATCGATGGCTAGGAGAGATGACTGTTGGAGATTCGCGAGAGAATGGGGATTAAAAATTATTAGTGTCGAGGATCTAGCAGAGTATGTGACAAAGCATGGCAAGGGACTTGTCCCTGAGGCTGAGGAGCATCAGGTGTAA